One segment of Scleropages formosus chromosome 23, fSclFor1.1, whole genome shotgun sequence DNA contains the following:
- the scxa gene encoding basic helix-loop-helix transcription factor scleraxis, whose protein sequence is MSFAMVRPAPSRFLYSDISMLSEDEENGSESSGSDEKSFHLDGPGYEVKVGRKRKPGSRLSAPQATEGRQRNAANARERDRTNSVNTAFTALRTLIPTEPADRKLSKIETLRLASSYISHLGNVLLVGEACGDGQPCHTSSTYYHHSSPGRDSENSQPKQICTFCLSNQRKMSKDRDRKTALRS, encoded by the exons ATGTCTTTTGCGATGGTGCGTCCAGCCCCAAGCAGGTTCCTCTACTCCGACATCAGCATGCTGTCTGAAGACGAAGAGAACGGCAGCGAGAGCTCAGGTTCTGATGAGAAATCCTTTCACCTCGATGGCCCTGGGTACGAAGTGAAGGTGGGCCGGAAGCGGAAACCTGGCAGCCGCCTGTCTGCACCACAGGCGACTGAGGGACGGCAGCGAAATGCTGCTAATGCCCGCGAACGAGACCGCACCAACAGCGTCAACACAGCCTTCACTGCTCTGCGCACGCTCATCCCCACAGAGCCTGCTGATCGCAAGCTCTCCAAGATCGAAACCCTGCGTCTTGCCTCCAGCTACATCTCCCATCTGGGCAATGTGCTGCTTGTGGGTGAGGCCTGTGGAGATGGCCAGCCCTGTCACACCTCCTCCACTTACTACCATCATAGCTCACCTGGCAGGGACTCTGAGAACTCCCAGCCTAAGCAAATCTGCACATTCTGCCTTAGCAACCAAAGGAAAATG agcaaagacagagacagaaaaacagCTCTAAGAAGTTAA